From the genome of Marinobacter antarcticus, one region includes:
- a CDS encoding cob(I)yrinic acid a,c-diamide adenosyltransferase, translating to MGNRLSKIYTRTGDDGSTGLADGNRIAKNAQRVEAMGMADELNCHIGLLIETLDSDDEMLESLRRIQHHLFDLGGEFAIPGSKVINDEHISWLENLLDELNEPLPPLKNFILPGGSPAAAQCHMARAVCRRAERVVVALSHEDSINLLARQYLNRLSDLLFVASRVLARRGGAEEILWDQKKSGM from the coding sequence ATGGGCAATCGCCTTTCCAAGATTTACACCCGCACCGGTGACGACGGTTCTACCGGCCTGGCCGATGGTAACCGTATTGCAAAGAATGCTCAGCGCGTTGAGGCGATGGGCATGGCCGATGAGCTGAACTGCCACATTGGCCTGCTGATTGAAACTCTGGACAGCGATGATGAGATGCTGGAATCCTTGCGCCGCATTCAGCATCACCTGTTCGATCTGGGCGGTGAATTTGCGATTCCGGGTAGCAAGGTGATCAATGATGAGCACATCAGCTGGCTGGAAAACCTGCTGGATGAGCTGAACGAGCCTCTGCCGCCCCTGAAGAACTTCATCCTGCCCGGCGGAAGCCCTGCTGCGGCGCAGTGCCATATGGCCCGCGCAGTGTGCCGCCGCGCTGAGCGGGTTGTGGTCGCCCTCAGCCATGAAGATTCCATCAACCTGCTGGCACGCCAATATCTGAACCGTTTATCAGATCTGCTGTTTGTCGCATCGCGGGTATTGGCGCGCCGTGGAGGCGCTGAAGAAATTCTGTGGGATCAAAAGAAGTCGGGCATGTAA
- a CDS encoding ketopantoate reductase family protein, producing the protein MIAILGAGSLGRLWAALLPSEHCAFLPRLSCNQPERNQPRWSFSRQAGLPETRCEYVLVRSVPPSMAPQGFGEARLTASPSLVRTRIPVSRRWLDPIEHVGLLLVTTKAGDTLAALNDWLPHISEDTPVVLFQNGLGSQQAVAERWPGRPILAASTTEGANRPSPDMLVHAGAGDTWVGALTASAANHSASVVQQLAATGLRVHLEENILQRLWQKLVINAGINPFTALLDCPNGDILDSSLYQQNIDGLCREMSLLLQTETSETIAQEVLRERVETVAGSTASNTSSMRADVKAGRKTEIDFINGYLVQCGKRHDIATPVNQMLTERVKAL; encoded by the coding sequence TTGATCGCCATTCTTGGAGCGGGTTCTTTGGGGCGGCTTTGGGCCGCCCTTTTGCCTTCTGAGCATTGTGCTTTCTTGCCGCGCCTGTCCTGCAATCAGCCTGAGAGAAATCAGCCTCGGTGGAGCTTCAGCCGTCAGGCGGGCCTCCCCGAAACACGCTGTGAATACGTCCTTGTACGCTCTGTTCCGCCATCCATGGCTCCACAAGGTTTCGGGGAGGCCCGCCTGACGGCTTCGCCAAGCCTTGTGCGTACACGTATCCCGGTATCACGGCGCTGGCTGGACCCTATTGAACATGTAGGGTTGTTGCTGGTAACAACCAAGGCTGGCGATACGCTTGCAGCCCTGAATGACTGGTTACCTCATATTTCAGAAGACACGCCTGTTGTTTTGTTTCAGAACGGTCTCGGTAGCCAGCAGGCGGTTGCTGAACGCTGGCCGGGGCGGCCGATTTTGGCTGCCAGCACGACTGAAGGTGCAAATCGGCCGTCGCCGGATATGCTGGTTCATGCAGGGGCTGGGGATACCTGGGTGGGTGCGCTGACGGCCTCTGCCGCCAACCACTCAGCGAGCGTTGTTCAACAACTGGCTGCGACCGGTTTGCGGGTTCATTTAGAAGAGAACATTTTGCAGCGGCTCTGGCAGAAGCTCGTGATCAACGCGGGTATCAATCCGTTTACAGCTCTGCTGGACTGCCCTAACGGCGATATTCTGGACTCATCTCTGTATCAGCAAAATATTGACGGGCTTTGCCGGGAGATGTCTCTTTTGCTGCAGACTGAAACCTCGGAGACCATTGCGCAGGAGGTCCTGCGCGAGCGGGTTGAAACGGTGGCGGGGAGTACCGCCAGCAATACGTCGTCCATGCGGGCGGATGTTAAGGCAGGACGTAAAACCGAGATCGATTTTATCAATGGCTACCTTGTGCAATGCGGAAAACGCCATGACATTGCCACACCAGTAAACCAAATGCTGACTGAGCGAGTAAAAGCTCTGTAA